The Weissella confusa DNA window TTGCTGGTCGTAATTTATGGGCGTTGGGTGATTCACTATCTGTCGGCTATGATGGTATGTCAACCGTGCCATCGTGGTCAGTGAATCTTGCCAATAATATGACATTTGACCAGCTGTACAACAACCACGCGCATTCTGGCTCGCAGATTGCTGGTTCAACAAGTTCAGCAGAGCCGGTACACTTTACGAAGACAGTTTCACAAGTTATCAACGATGCAAATTTTAAAGCTGAAAAGCAACCAATTGTGATGATTGAATTGGGCGTTAATGATTTGAACTATAGCTCAAATAATTTGCGCTATGTGCAGGAGCGACTGTCAAAGAACATTCGAACGTTACGAACTGCAAACAAGGATGTTGTTATCTATGGTATTTTGCCGTTTGCAAATTATCTAGGTGGTGACTTTAACACCATTCATAGTGGTGGCTACAGCTTCAATCAACTAACTGATGCTTTGGCGGAAGTCTATACAAGTTTCAACATTCCGGTCTTGGATTGGGTTGATTATGATATTGATCGTTCACCGGATGCACTTGGTGATAAGACGGTTCATCCGACTGCCAGTACGTATGCCCGCATGTCTGAAATTGTCGCTGAGTTTTTGGATAAGAATGCCAATGCCTTAGTTGCTGGTGCTCAAACGGATAAGAATAAATATTTTTATTCTAATGGTTGGCAATACAATGATAATGACCAAGCGCAATATGGTTTGGGTAAGGGAACTAATGGCGTAACGCAATTAGCAGCCGGTCCACAAAAAATTGCTGGCGTCACATACTGGTTCGACCCTAAAACAGGTGTATTGGCTAATCGCGCTGGTGAAGTGACGCATAATGGTAAGGGTTATTACACAGGTGCAGATGGTAAGTTGATTCAAGGTCTAGTGATGGTTAATGACAAGATTAACTACTATGGTAACAATGGTACGTACCACAAGCGCCAAAATGACCAAACTGGTTACTTGCAACCATTGAATGGTGGTTGGTACTGGTTCGAAAAGGGCCAATTGTACACTGGATTCCGTAGTTACATGGGGGCTTACTACTTCTTCATCAACGGTGTTCGTCAAGAGAACAAGTGGGTCTCAGAATGGGGTAACAAGTACTACGTTGGTGCTGATGGTCGATCAGTGCAAGGTTCAGCAGTCTTTATTGATGACGTGCCATACGACTTTGGTACAAACGGCACTTTCCACCTGCGAGGTGCAGCATCTGGGTACCTAAACGGACCAAGTGGTTGGATGTGGTATGAAAACGGTAAGCCGTACACAGGTTTCCGTGATTATATGGGTGCGTTCTACTACTTTAAGAAGGGCGTTCGCCAAGAAAATAAGTGGGTCTCAGAATGGGGCAACACATACTACGTTGGTGGCGATGGAAGGTCAGTTCAAGGAAATGCCTACATGATTAATGGCGTTGCTTATGACTTTGGTAATAACGGGACATTCTATAAGCGTAGTCGTACATCTGGTTACGTGTATGATGGATCAAAGAAGAATGGTGGCTACCGCTGGTATGAAGATGGTAAGTTATTTACCGGTTTCCGTTACTACATGGGCACATACTACTGGTTCATTGACGGGGTTCGTCAAAACCAAGGTTGGCGAGAAGCCTGGGGATACAAGTACTGGACTGACAAGGACGGTCGCGCAGTGCAAGGTTGGCAAACAATCGACGGCAAGCGTTACTTTTTTGGAGACAACGGTACATACTTCCTACGATAATTTAAGGGTTTTAGTAAAGAACAGCATGCGTGCTGTTCTTTATTTTTTACTTCCGTGTGAATAGGTGTTTAGCAATTGTTACGAAATGGTAATGAAAAATACGTACAATTTATCAATAGGTTGACGTTAATCCGTTGCTTGTTATTCTTTGTATAAGAGCATTAATTAAAAGGGGA harbors:
- a CDS encoding GDSL-type esterase/lipase family protein, with translation MGDTRKQLLMAVLVLSAGGVLAGTSQPVFADTIVPATETVATTQAIEGITAVASTSGQATVANKSGEKTAFAGRNLWALGDSLSVGYDGMSTVPSWSVNLANNMTFDQLYNNHAHSGSQIAGSTSSAEPVHFTKTVSQVINDANFKAEKQPIVMIELGVNDLNYSSNNLRYVQERLSKNIRTLRTANKDVVIYGILPFANYLGGDFNTIHSGGYSFNQLTDALAEVYTSFNIPVLDWVDYDIDRSPDALGDKTVHPTASTYARMSEIVAEFLDKNANALVAGAQTDKNKYFYSNGWQYNDNDQAQYGLGKGTNGVTQLAAGPQKIAGVTYWFDPKTGVLANRAGEVTHNGKGYYTGADGKLIQGLVMVNDKINYYGNNGTYHKRQNDQTGYLQPLNGGWYWFEKGQLYTGFRSYMGAYYFFINGVRQENKWVSEWGNKYYVGADGRSVQGSAVFIDDVPYDFGTNGTFHLRGAASGYLNGPSGWMWYENGKPYTGFRDYMGAFYYFKKGVRQENKWVSEWGNTYYVGGDGRSVQGNAYMINGVAYDFGNNGTFYKRSRTSGYVYDGSKKNGGYRWYEDGKLFTGFRYYMGTYYWFIDGVRQNQGWREAWGYKYWTDKDGRAVQGWQTIDGKRYFFGDNGTYFLR